Proteins encoded by one window of Vibrio algicola:
- the mutY gene encoding A/G-specific adenine glycosylase yields MTQFSQAILQWYENYGRKTLPWQQHKTAYKVWLSEIMLQQTQVTTVIPYFHRFLERFPTVNDLANAHQDEVLHLWTGLGYYARARNLHKAAKMVQQQYQGEFPLDIEQMNALPGIGRSTAAAILSSVYKQPHAILDGNVKRTLARCFAIEGWPGQKIVENQLWQIAEQHTPALDVDKYNQAMMDMGAIVCTRSKPKCDLCPVANMCQAKAQLRQTDFPGKKPKKVKPIKETWFVMLHYQGKVWLEQRPQSGIWGGLFCFPQHDTAEVEHQLDLRSITEPMINSKQVLTAFRHTFSHYHLDITPILINLTREPSLVMEDKQGLWYNLPQQNNAPVQEIGLAAPVKQLLHLLSFECNTAIF; encoded by the coding sequence GTGACCCAATTCTCCCAAGCCATTTTGCAGTGGTATGAAAACTATGGCCGTAAAACCCTACCTTGGCAACAACACAAAACCGCTTATAAGGTCTGGTTATCGGAAATCATGTTGCAACAAACTCAAGTGACTACGGTTATTCCCTACTTTCATCGCTTTCTCGAGCGCTTCCCAACAGTAAACGATTTAGCCAACGCCCATCAAGATGAAGTATTGCACCTTTGGACTGGTCTGGGTTATTACGCTCGCGCGCGCAACTTACATAAAGCGGCAAAGATGGTACAACAGCAATATCAAGGCGAATTCCCACTCGATATTGAGCAAATGAATGCCCTACCCGGTATTGGTCGTTCGACTGCGGCAGCTATCTTATCTTCCGTTTATAAGCAGCCCCACGCAATTTTAGACGGTAATGTAAAACGCACCTTAGCGCGTTGTTTTGCGATTGAAGGTTGGCCAGGGCAAAAAATAGTTGAGAATCAATTATGGCAAATAGCGGAGCAACACACGCCAGCATTAGATGTCGACAAATACAATCAAGCCATGATGGATATGGGCGCGATAGTGTGTACTCGCTCTAAGCCTAAGTGTGACTTATGCCCTGTGGCTAATATGTGTCAAGCCAAAGCTCAATTACGCCAAACTGACTTTCCGGGTAAAAAACCTAAAAAAGTCAAACCAATCAAAGAAACTTGGTTTGTAATGTTGCATTACCAAGGAAAGGTATGGCTGGAACAAAGGCCACAATCTGGTATTTGGGGCGGATTATTTTGTTTCCCTCAACATGACACTGCCGAGGTTGAACATCAATTAGACTTGCGTTCTATTACAGAACCTATGATTAACAGTAAGCAAGTACTTACCGCATTTCGTCATACTTTTAGTCATTATCACCTCGATATTACTCCTATCTTGATTAATTTAACCCGTGAACCGAGTTTGGTGATGGAAGATAAGCAAGGTCTTTGGTATAACTTACCACAACAAAATAATGCTCCCGTGCAAGAGATCGGTTTAGCGGCACCAGTCAAGCAACTGCTGCATCTACTTTCTTTTGAATGTAACACCGCTATCTTTTGA
- the trmB gene encoding tRNA (guanosine(46)-N7)-methyltransferase TrmB, with protein MTEVTKPQLTEDGKIVRRIRSFVRREGRLTKGQENAINDCWPTMGIDFIEQRLDWNEVFGNNNPVVLEIGFGMGASLVEMAKNAPEKNFLGIEVHSPGVGACLASAQEAGVTNLRVMCHDAVEVFEHMIPDNSVLTLQLFFPDPWHKARHHKRRIVQLSFAEMIRNKLVLNEGIFHMATDWENYAEHMVEVMNAAPGFENIASDGDFIARPDERPLTKFEARGHRLGHGVWDIKYRHTA; from the coding sequence ATGACAGAAGTAACCAAACCCCAATTAACCGAAGATGGCAAAATTGTAAGACGAATTCGCAGTTTTGTTCGCCGTGAAGGGCGCTTAACCAAAGGTCAAGAAAACGCGATTAATGATTGCTGGCCAACTATGGGCATCGACTTTATCGAGCAACGTCTTGATTGGAATGAAGTGTTTGGCAACAATAACCCTGTTGTGCTTGAAATCGGTTTTGGTATGGGCGCATCATTGGTTGAAATGGCAAAAAATGCCCCTGAGAAAAACTTCTTAGGTATTGAAGTGCACAGCCCTGGTGTTGGCGCTTGTTTAGCTTCTGCGCAAGAAGCCGGCGTCACCAATTTACGCGTGATGTGCCATGATGCAGTCGAAGTGTTTGAACACATGATCCCTGATAATAGCGTGCTAACCTTGCAGCTATTCTTCCCAGATCCTTGGCATAAAGCGCGTCATCATAAACGTCGCATCGTTCAATTAAGCTTTGCTGAGATGATCCGCAATAAGCTAGTGTTGAATGAAGGCATTTTCCATATGGCGACAGATTGGGAAAATTACGCCGAACACATGGTTGAAGTGATGAACGCGGCGCCAGGTTTTGAAAATATCGCGAGCGATGGTGATTTTATTGCTCGTCCAGATGAGCGACCACTGACTAAGTTTGAAGCTCGCGGCCATCGTTTAGGTCACGGCGTGTGGGATATTAAATACCGTCACACGGCTTAA
- the glsB gene encoding glutaminase B: protein MPQATPELLSNILYQVRPLIGKGKVANYIPALACIPNDKLGIAIYTNDGEVIKAGDADEAFSIQSISKALSLTLAMQLYQPEEIWSRVGKEPSGQAFNSMIQLEVEQGIPRNPFINAGAIVVADMLQTRLAAPRQRLLDFTRKLCGDTDIVYDKVVAFSEMQHSDRNAAIAYLMRSFGNFDNEVIPVLNNYFHACALKMSCVDLAKTFSYLANKGQSVQTGKQIIQPNQTKRLNALLATCGLYDGAGEFAFRVGMPGKSGVGGGIVAVIPGEMSIAVWSPELDKSGNSLAGTAALEMLSNQLGRSIF, encoded by the coding sequence ATGCCTCAAGCCACCCCTGAATTATTATCAAATATTCTCTATCAAGTTCGTCCTCTTATTGGCAAGGGAAAGGTCGCCAATTACATCCCTGCGTTGGCTTGTATTCCCAATGATAAGCTTGGTATTGCTATCTATACCAACGATGGAGAAGTGATCAAAGCTGGTGATGCCGATGAAGCTTTCTCGATTCAATCGATTTCTAAAGCGCTGAGCTTGACGCTTGCCATGCAGTTATATCAGCCAGAAGAGATCTGGTCACGAGTAGGAAAAGAGCCATCGGGGCAGGCGTTTAATTCGATGATCCAGCTTGAAGTTGAGCAAGGTATTCCGCGCAATCCGTTTATTAATGCTGGCGCGATTGTGGTGGCGGATATGCTGCAAACCCGTCTTGCCGCGCCGCGTCAGCGCTTATTGGATTTTACCCGTAAGCTGTGCGGTGATACTGATATTGTGTACGACAAAGTCGTGGCGTTCTCTGAAATGCAGCACAGTGATCGTAATGCGGCAATCGCCTATTTAATGCGTTCATTTGGTAATTTTGATAATGAAGTGATCCCTGTACTCAATAATTATTTTCATGCCTGTGCGTTAAAAATGAGTTGTGTCGATTTAGCCAAAACTTTTAGTTATCTAGCCAATAAAGGTCAATCGGTACAAACCGGTAAACAAATTATTCAACCCAATCAAACCAAACGCTTAAATGCACTATTAGCCACTTGTGGTTTATACGATGGCGCAGGTGAATTTGCTTTTCGGGTTGGCATGCCGGGTAAATCGGGTGTAGGCGGTGGGATCGTTGCGGTGATCCCTGGCGAAATGAGTATCGCAGTTTGGTCACCAGAGTTGGATAAATCCGGTAATTCACTGGCAGGAACCGCGGCTTTAGAAATGTTATCAAACCAATTAGGTCGTTCAATTTTTTAG